The proteins below come from a single Agrococcus beijingensis genomic window:
- a CDS encoding prepilin peptidase translates to MESESRWLQRWIPTLLGVLGGAAAAAFPDHWGFSLALCALAIGSALLIPVDLAEFRLPDLIVWPMTTAVLGVLLVTTAVTGEWPRFSTALLAMLAVGGGYFVLAWISPTSMGLGDVKLSLVLGLTLGWFGWQTVAYGIVAGFIVFALLALVMLALRRTSAKSDLAFGPSMIVGAAIGLAWVALTR, encoded by the coding sequence GTGGAGAGCGAGTCGCGGTGGCTCCAGCGCTGGATTCCGACGCTGCTCGGAGTGCTGGGCGGCGCAGCAGCGGCTGCGTTCCCTGACCACTGGGGATTCTCGCTGGCTCTGTGCGCCCTAGCAATTGGCAGCGCCCTGCTGATCCCCGTGGATCTAGCCGAGTTTCGATTGCCAGACCTGATCGTTTGGCCGATGACGACGGCGGTGCTCGGCGTTTTGCTCGTCACCACCGCTGTTACCGGCGAGTGGCCACGCTTCAGCACCGCGCTGCTGGCGATGCTCGCCGTCGGCGGCGGCTACTTCGTGCTCGCGTGGATCTCGCCGACCAGCATGGGCCTCGGCGACGTCAAGCTCTCGCTGGTGCTCGGACTGACGCTCGGCTGGTTCGGATGGCAGACCGTGGCCTACGGCATCGTGGCCGGGTTCATCGTATTCGCGCTTCTTGCGCTGGTGATGCTCGCACTCCGGCGCACGTCGGCGAAGTCTGACCTGGCATTCGGTCCGTCGATGATCGTGGGCGCCGCGATCGGCCTCGCTTGGGTGGCGCTGACGCGCTAG
- a CDS encoding TetR/AcrR family transcriptional regulator: protein MTDNTPPQHEEEPVLGLRARKKALTHRTIAEAAFELTVERGLDDVTIDQIADRAFVSPRTVSNYFPSKEAAIVAAGDVAPVDLLAGLEERPADEAPLQSLREVLTSAIRSWSKEQLKSLKAKEQLVDANPALLPHRTAQFDELEEAIHLVIAERTGADPETAAFPRLIAGAATAAVKTAIKVWVNTNGGADHIAEIVDQAFIDLEAGLSPDA from the coding sequence ATGACTGACAACACTCCCCCGCAACACGAGGAAGAGCCCGTGCTGGGCCTGCGCGCCCGGAAGAAGGCTTTGACGCACCGCACGATCGCTGAGGCAGCGTTCGAGCTGACCGTCGAGCGCGGTCTTGATGACGTGACGATCGACCAGATCGCCGACCGCGCCTTCGTCTCGCCGCGCACCGTCTCGAACTACTTCCCATCAAAGGAGGCTGCGATCGTGGCCGCCGGCGACGTCGCACCAGTCGACCTACTTGCCGGACTGGAGGAGCGCCCCGCTGACGAGGCGCCGCTGCAGTCGCTGCGAGAGGTGCTCACCTCAGCCATCCGGTCGTGGTCGAAGGAGCAGTTGAAGTCGTTGAAGGCGAAAGAGCAGCTCGTCGACGCCAACCCCGCGCTGCTGCCGCATAGAACTGCGCAGTTCGACGAGCTCGAGGAGGCCATCCACCTCGTCATCGCTGAGCGCACGGGCGCCGACCCCGAGACTGCTGCGTTTCCCCGACTCATCGCGGGCGCGGCAACGGCTGCCGTCAAGACGGCGATCAAGGTGTGGGTGAACACCAACGGTGGGGCCGACCACATCGCCGAGATCGTGGACCAGGCCTTCATCGACCTCGAGGCTGGCCTGAGCCCCGACGCCTGA
- a CDS encoding Flp family type IVb pilin encodes MLAFLVAAQTFVADRFDKKNDRGATAVEYGLLVALIAAAIIGAVVILGPLLEGAFDSVNDELTGAGITNAD; translated from the coding sequence ATGCTCGCATTCCTCGTTGCGGCTCAGACGTTCGTCGCTGACCGCTTTGACAAGAAGAACGACCGCGGCGCGACCGCAGTCGAGTACGGCCTCCTCGTCGCCCTCATCGCGGCCGCCATCATCGGCGCTGTCGTCATCCTCGGCCCGCTCCTCGAGGGCGCGTTCGACTCGGTGAACGACGAGCTCACGGGCGCCGGCATCACGAACGCCGACTAA
- a CDS encoding TadE family protein: MNRHRSDRGAAAVEFALVLPLLVILTFGIIFFGYAFHLQTILDNAARDAVRYYTLSEPAQASVAAQDAAAAALAPAFGSDALSSGNVTFSPALASLGCTDEEIVTVRLRYNGELPLADLFGWGTQLEGSGSMRCNG; the protein is encoded by the coding sequence ATGAACCGTCATCGGAGCGACCGTGGGGCTGCGGCAGTCGAGTTTGCTCTCGTTCTACCGCTGCTGGTGATCCTTACCTTCGGCATCATCTTCTTCGGCTACGCCTTCCACTTGCAGACCATTCTCGACAATGCCGCGCGCGACGCGGTGCGCTACTACACACTGAGCGAGCCTGCCCAGGCCAGTGTGGCCGCGCAAGATGCCGCCGCGGCTGCTTTAGCACCGGCGTTCGGCAGCGATGCGCTTTCAAGCGGGAACGTGACATTTTCTCCGGCTCTCGCGAGTCTGGGCTGCACCGATGAAGAGATCGTCACAGTCCGACTTCGTTACAACGGCGAGCTTCCCTTGGCTGATCTGTTCGGCTGGGGCACACAGCTCGAAGGCTCAGGGAGCATGCGATGCAACGGTTGA
- a CDS encoding Tad domain-containing protein, with the protein MQRLKIERTDRGAVAVWVGILLVPIMVVAALAIDVGSMQADRQRLQTGADAAALAIAQHCAEGNPCDDEHAEDIAEALVAANDPLGGTASVDDVDLEDTHVIVTTTSTSTYVFAPAADFDESELYARGAASWAGQLPGGTLPLAFNFCTIKALTGATEIVDADGNLGLDITSPTSKVILYSKGNQGYETAAATCQSGKGWSAAPGNFGWLDVNSTCFGGLQWVSTGVVEGVAEGDTGFSPVQECKSANAQFAALIAANEELLLPVYSTVAGNGSNAKFTIIGYAVIHLKGIQFPSLGSAGVGCTQNGCVNAEIIDWVSAEANGSPIGNPVVRLMLPERLEG; encoded by the coding sequence ATGCAACGGTTGAAAATAGAGCGGACGGATCGTGGAGCCGTCGCCGTCTGGGTTGGAATCCTGCTCGTGCCGATCATGGTCGTTGCTGCCCTGGCCATCGACGTCGGATCGATGCAGGCAGATCGACAAAGGCTTCAGACCGGCGCCGACGCGGCTGCTCTCGCCATCGCCCAACATTGCGCAGAAGGCAACCCGTGCGACGATGAACACGCAGAGGACATCGCCGAAGCGCTAGTGGCGGCAAATGATCCGCTGGGAGGCACGGCCTCGGTCGACGATGTCGACCTGGAAGACACTCATGTGATTGTCACGACGACCTCGACGAGCACTTATGTGTTCGCGCCGGCCGCCGATTTCGATGAGAGTGAGCTGTACGCCCGTGGCGCGGCGAGCTGGGCTGGCCAACTGCCGGGTGGGACCTTGCCACTCGCGTTCAACTTCTGCACGATCAAGGCGTTGACCGGAGCCACCGAAATCGTGGACGCCGACGGCAATCTCGGCCTAGACATCACGAGCCCGACGTCGAAGGTCATCCTCTATTCCAAGGGCAACCAGGGGTATGAAACGGCCGCTGCTACGTGTCAGAGCGGGAAAGGCTGGAGCGCAGCGCCAGGCAACTTCGGCTGGCTCGACGTGAATTCCACTTGCTTCGGCGGTCTCCAGTGGGTTTCGACCGGTGTGGTTGAGGGCGTTGCGGAGGGCGACACAGGCTTCTCTCCGGTGCAGGAATGCAAGAGCGCCAACGCCCAGTTCGCGGCTTTGATAGCGGCGAACGAAGAACTGCTCCTTCCGGTCTATAGCACGGTTGCTGGCAACGGAAGCAACGCCAAGTTCACAATCATCGGCTATGCCGTGATCCATCTGAAGGGTATCCAGTTCCCTTCCCTCGGCTCGGCAGGTGTCGGCTGCACTCAGAATGGGTGTGTCAACGCTGAAATTATTGACTGGGTGTCCGCCGAGGCCAACGGATCGCCGATCGGCAACCCTGTCGTTCGCTTGATGCTGCCCGAAAGGCTCGAAGGATGA
- the cpaB gene encoding Flp pilus assembly protein CpaB — translation MIRRLIIALVALLIAALGGLLTFLYAANADARAMARVQPTQVLVVAEAIPAGTPAEGIVRSVALSEVPAAAVVPGALDDLSSLSGMVTTTELQVGEQLLSSRFDAPRSVAREFEVPPDLHQLSIQLDGQRVIGGELHPGDTVGIFVSGSLTEVAADGTESQVDMTHLILHKVLVTAVEGAATVTTNEEGQQVEEEAAAQLMVTIALSPADAERVVFAQEFGSVWLSLEGAEVPVDGTRVVTAEEIFG, via the coding sequence ATGATTCGTCGACTGATCATCGCGCTAGTCGCGCTTCTGATCGCGGCCCTAGGCGGCCTTCTCACCTTCCTCTATGCGGCGAATGCCGATGCGCGGGCGATGGCTCGCGTCCAGCCCACACAAGTCCTGGTCGTCGCAGAAGCGATTCCAGCAGGCACCCCTGCTGAAGGGATTGTCCGGTCGGTGGCACTTTCGGAAGTCCCTGCAGCAGCAGTGGTGCCGGGCGCACTCGACGACCTGTCGTCACTGTCCGGCATGGTCACGACGACCGAACTGCAAGTCGGGGAGCAGTTGCTGTCCAGCCGCTTCGACGCACCTCGCTCTGTCGCTCGAGAATTTGAAGTGCCACCAGACCTGCACCAACTCTCCATCCAGCTCGACGGACAGCGGGTTATCGGTGGAGAACTACACCCGGGCGACACTGTAGGCATCTTCGTCTCGGGTTCCCTGACGGAAGTAGCCGCTGATGGGACAGAGTCGCAGGTCGACATGACCCACCTCATCTTGCACAAGGTCCTCGTCACTGCGGTCGAAGGCGCCGCGACGGTGACGACCAACGAGGAGGGGCAACAGGTTGAGGAGGAGGCGGCCGCGCAGTTGATGGTCACCATCGCGCTCTCGCCCGCCGACGCCGAACGAGTCGTGTTCGCCCAGGAGTTCGGCTCTGTCTGGCTTTCGCTCGAGGGAGCAGAAGTGCCTGTCGACGGCACACGAGTTGTCACTGCAGAGGAGATCTTCGGATGA
- a CDS encoding AAA family ATPase — MNNVLLTTDSNDLQARVMEASDGRCIALSALDLPTEPADLLARLGHPSLPDVIVLDATHEPERALALAARIDQDLPGTAVLLIGEPAALAVPAMRVGARDVLPADASAPLLQETLSRVGSLLERRRAHAHPAVLVPDVQGAPGRVITVLSPKGGAGKTTVATNLAIGLAQYAPGAVVLVDLDVQFGDVATALSLQPEFTLEDVVHGAALRDPIAMKTHLTLHDSGLSVVCAPENPVVADSVTPEQVSELLTALARQFRYVVVDTAAGLEPRTLAALDHTTDPLLLTTFDVTGARGLRKEISTLRELGMLTNARQVVLNFADPKSGLGVADVEETIQSRVDITIPHSKAVTTSLNTGTPLLLHRPKDVVSKQLRQLLGVYTNVSEAARENRRSKR; from the coding sequence ATGAACAACGTGCTGCTGACCACCGATTCCAACGATCTCCAGGCGCGAGTGATGGAGGCATCAGACGGCAGGTGCATCGCGTTGAGTGCACTCGACTTGCCGACGGAGCCCGCAGACCTGCTGGCTCGGCTCGGACATCCGTCTTTGCCGGACGTCATCGTGCTCGACGCGACGCATGAGCCCGAGCGGGCGCTTGCGCTCGCAGCGAGGATTGATCAAGACCTGCCCGGCACTGCGGTTCTCCTCATCGGTGAACCAGCGGCACTGGCTGTACCCGCCATGCGCGTGGGCGCCCGCGACGTCTTGCCCGCCGACGCCTCGGCACCGCTGTTGCAGGAGACGCTGAGCCGCGTCGGCTCGCTGTTGGAAAGGCGGAGGGCTCACGCGCATCCGGCGGTCCTAGTGCCCGACGTTCAGGGTGCGCCGGGTCGCGTCATCACCGTGTTGTCGCCGAAGGGCGGAGCGGGGAAGACGACGGTCGCGACCAATCTCGCGATCGGGCTCGCGCAGTACGCTCCGGGCGCGGTTGTCTTGGTCGACCTCGACGTGCAGTTTGGCGATGTCGCGACCGCGCTCAGCCTGCAGCCAGAGTTCACGCTTGAGGATGTCGTGCACGGTGCAGCTCTGCGCGATCCGATCGCGATGAAGACCCACCTAACGCTGCACGACTCCGGGCTCTCGGTTGTGTGCGCACCTGAGAATCCTGTTGTGGCTGATTCCGTCACGCCCGAGCAAGTGAGCGAGTTGTTGACGGCGCTCGCGCGGCAGTTCCGTTACGTCGTTGTCGACACGGCGGCCGGCCTGGAGCCTCGCACGCTGGCCGCGCTAGACCACACAACCGACCCACTGCTCTTGACGACGTTCGATGTCACCGGCGCCCGCGGCCTGCGAAAAGAGATCTCAACGCTTCGCGAACTCGGCATGCTGACCAACGCCCGTCAGGTTGTTCTGAACTTCGCAGACCCCAAGTCGGGCCTCGGCGTCGCCGATGTCGAAGAGACGATCCAATCTCGCGTAGACATTACGATCCCACATTCGAAGGCGGTGACGACCTCACTTAACACAGGTACGCCGTTGCTCCTCCATCGCCCCAAGGACGTGGTGTCGAAGCAGCTCAGGCAGCTCCTCGGCGTGTACACGAACGTGAGCGAGGCGGCACGGGAAAATCGCCGGAGCAAGCGATGA
- a CDS encoding CpaF family protein, which yields MSSLSERLLTRAPRAEEAAPEPTTRRAARIAQSAQTDTLDHPSVDVDGPDAAESLASGEAGGDGLLRVKARAAEALFARIGARLNDPNLSEDQLHQLVREELHRVVEAEQAPLTSEERQRLIQEVRDDVLGLGPLQKLLDDESVTEIMVNGPENVYVEQHGQIGRAAVHFNSEQHLRQIIDRIVSRMGRRIDESSPMVDARLEDGSRVNAIIPPLAFTGSTLTIRKFAKDPFKVADLIRFGTLTTQMARLLDACVQGKLNIIVSGGTGTGKTTLLNVLSSFIPSRERIITIEDAVELQLQQEHLVRLESRPHNTEGKGEITIRDLVRNSLRMRPDRIVVGEVRGGETLDMLQAMNTGHDGSLSTVHANTPRDAIARLETLVLMAGMDLPLRAIREQIASAIDLIVQVERLRDGTRRVVAVTEVVGMEGQIVTLQDIFLFDFSAGTDHAGKFVGVPRATGVRPKFSERLDDLGVHLPPGIFNVEEMR from the coding sequence ATGAGTTCGCTCTCTGAACGCCTTTTAACAAGAGCGCCAAGGGCGGAGGAGGCTGCGCCCGAGCCGACCACACGTCGGGCGGCGCGCATTGCGCAGAGCGCGCAGACGGACACGCTGGATCACCCATCGGTGGACGTCGACGGCCCCGACGCAGCGGAAAGCTTGGCGAGTGGTGAGGCCGGAGGCGATGGGCTACTCAGAGTAAAGGCAAGGGCCGCAGAGGCACTCTTCGCCCGCATCGGCGCGCGCCTGAACGACCCCAATCTCTCCGAGGACCAGCTCCACCAACTGGTGCGGGAAGAGCTGCACCGCGTAGTAGAGGCGGAGCAAGCGCCGCTGACCAGTGAGGAGCGACAGCGCCTCATTCAGGAAGTCCGCGACGACGTCCTCGGTCTTGGGCCGCTCCAAAAGCTGCTGGACGACGAGTCCGTCACCGAGATCATGGTCAACGGCCCAGAGAACGTTTACGTCGAGCAGCACGGCCAGATCGGCCGCGCCGCAGTGCACTTCAACTCGGAGCAGCACCTGAGGCAGATCATCGACCGGATCGTTTCCCGCATGGGCCGCCGTATCGACGAGTCGTCGCCTATGGTGGACGCCCGTTTGGAGGACGGGTCTCGAGTCAACGCCATCATCCCACCTCTTGCATTCACCGGCTCTACGCTGACAATCCGCAAGTTCGCCAAGGACCCCTTCAAAGTGGCGGATCTCATCCGATTCGGCACCCTCACCACGCAGATGGCTCGGTTGCTCGACGCATGCGTCCAAGGCAAGTTGAACATCATCGTCTCCGGTGGAACCGGCACCGGGAAAACGACGCTTCTGAACGTGCTCTCGTCGTTCATCCCCAGCCGCGAGCGCATCATCACGATCGAGGACGCCGTGGAGCTGCAATTGCAGCAGGAGCATCTTGTGCGCCTGGAGTCGCGGCCGCACAACACCGAGGGCAAAGGCGAGATCACGATTCGAGACCTAGTGCGCAACTCACTGCGCATGAGGCCAGATCGAATCGTGGTCGGCGAGGTGCGTGGCGGTGAAACGCTCGACATGCTGCAGGCGATGAACACCGGGCACGACGGCTCGTTGTCAACAGTGCATGCGAATACGCCGCGCGACGCGATCGCTCGACTCGAGACGCTGGTGCTCATGGCTGGCATGGATCTGCCACTGCGAGCGATTCGAGAGCAGATTGCGTCGGCGATCGACCTCATCGTGCAGGTCGAGCGCCTGCGAGATGGCACTCGTCGCGTCGTCGCAGTCACGGAAGTCGTCGGCATGGAGGGGCAGATCGTCACGCTTCAGGACATCTTCCTCTTCGACTTCTCCGCAGGCACTGACCACGCGGGCAAGTTCGTCGGCGTACCGCGCGCAACAGGCGTGCGCCCCAAGTTCTCGGAGCGGCTCGACGACCTAGGCGTTCATCTCCCGCCGGGCATCTTCAACGTGGAAGAGATGCGATGA
- a CDS encoding type II secretion system F family protein, with protein sequence MTPDVLGAIVIALGLAVATFVVADPGRIRLPRERRRPYEDREDSALAGAAEAATSVVGHVIRRREQSLAQALDLAGFATRPQDFAFLTAVAAMAVAGVVVVLGGGWFAVPAAVVAPLGAATLVRVRTSRQRKAFERQLDSTLQLLASNLRAGYSTMQALASVARDSEEPTSSELARVVNETRVGRPVVEALETAAERMKSDDFMWAVQAIAINREVGGSLSEVLDGVAGTIRERGEIRRHVGALSAEGRLSAVILMVLPFVVAGFLLLISPAYLLPLIETPVGIALLVAGVVMLTVGGLWMRKSVEVKF encoded by the coding sequence ATGACTCCCGACGTCCTCGGAGCGATCGTCATCGCACTCGGGCTCGCGGTTGCGACATTCGTTGTCGCAGATCCGGGCCGGATACGGCTTCCAAGGGAGCGTCGCAGGCCGTACGAAGATCGCGAGGACAGCGCGCTCGCTGGAGCCGCTGAAGCGGCGACGAGCGTTGTCGGCCATGTCATCCGACGCCGAGAGCAAAGCCTTGCACAAGCGCTCGATCTAGCTGGCTTCGCGACCCGGCCCCAGGACTTCGCATTCCTGACTGCTGTCGCAGCGATGGCTGTGGCGGGTGTCGTGGTGGTTCTCGGTGGCGGGTGGTTCGCTGTGCCAGCCGCGGTCGTGGCGCCGTTGGGAGCCGCGACTCTGGTGAGGGTGAGAACCAGCCGCCAGCGGAAGGCGTTCGAACGACAGCTCGACAGCACTTTGCAACTCCTTGCCTCGAACCTGCGCGCTGGCTACAGCACCATGCAAGCACTGGCCTCAGTCGCCAGGGACTCGGAGGAACCGACGTCCTCCGAGCTTGCTCGAGTCGTCAACGAGACGCGAGTGGGTCGACCCGTGGTGGAAGCGTTGGAGACGGCGGCGGAGCGCATGAAGAGCGATGACTTCATGTGGGCAGTGCAGGCGATCGCGATCAACCGTGAAGTCGGCGGCAGCCTGTCCGAGGTCCTGGACGGTGTGGCGGGCACCATCCGGGAGCGCGGCGAGATCCGACGGCACGTCGGGGCGCTGAGCGCCGAAGGCCGTCTTTCTGCCGTGATCCTAATGGTCCTACCCTTCGTCGTCGCGGGATTCCTCTTGTTGATCAGCCCGGCTTATTTGCTTCCCCTCATCGAGACTCCGGTAGGCATCGCGCTGCTTGTGGCCGGTGTGGTGATGTTGACGGTCGGAGGACTCTGGATGCGCAAGAGCGTGGAGGTGAAGTTCTAG
- a CDS encoding type II secretion system F family protein, translating to MIAVEASADRAPLVELATRVTPMPLRQLLERQHARAGRPKDWPIERLLMLKALVVLVGAIVVVIVAITRASVIMVALCAVVALIVYWLPELLLISRGQERDQKIVLELADTLDQMTISVEAGLAFDAAMARAAANGKGVLAEELTRTLQDLRMGQSRRQAFGDLAVRTQAEDLKQFIRAVMQADANGISVGDVLRTQADEMRLKRRQRAEMKAQQVPVKVLMPLMLCILPALFIVVMGPAAINAYAAFTGTG from the coding sequence ATGATCGCTGTCGAGGCGAGCGCAGACCGTGCGCCGCTGGTGGAGCTGGCAACTCGCGTGACACCGATGCCCCTCCGCCAGCTGCTCGAGCGGCAGCATGCGCGCGCTGGGCGGCCGAAGGATTGGCCTATTGAGCGACTGCTCATGCTCAAAGCCCTGGTTGTGCTCGTCGGCGCAATAGTCGTCGTGATCGTCGCAATTACCCGCGCGTCGGTGATCATGGTGGCTCTGTGCGCTGTCGTCGCCCTTATCGTCTACTGGCTGCCCGAGCTGCTACTCATCAGCCGCGGTCAGGAGCGCGATCAGAAGATCGTGCTCGAGCTTGCCGATACGCTCGACCAGATGACAATCTCCGTCGAGGCGGGTCTCGCCTTCGATGCCGCGATGGCAAGGGCTGCAGCGAACGGCAAGGGCGTGCTTGCCGAGGAGCTCACGCGCACGCTGCAAGACCTGCGCATGGGTCAGTCGCGTCGGCAGGCATTCGGCGATCTCGCAGTTCGGACACAGGCAGAGGATCTGAAGCAGTTCATCCGAGCGGTCATGCAGGCCGACGCGAACGGCATTTCTGTGGGCGACGTGCTGCGGACGCAGGCCGATGAGATGCGCCTGAAGCGCCGCCAGCGCGCCGAGATGAAGGCGCAGCAAGTGCCTGTCAAGGTGCTGATGCCGCTCATGCTTTGCATCCTGCCCGCACTTTTCATCGTCGTGATGGGGCCAGCCGCGATCAACGCCTACGCGGCCTTCACCGGCACGGGCTGA
- a CDS encoding transglutaminase-like domain-containing protein: MRTAHATFSMSLVGETDVTLLVLPAAAYASDDRIEVTVDGAPVEWQIVPAAHDTRQLVFTAPAGSLAVDVLTTIEGAARPLDDGDPERYLEDSRYVEASALRGFVEERFGRATGHEQIAAMRNWIARGFTYSPAMSAIDDTAVMSLEKGGGMCRDYAHVMVALARAAGIPARYVGVYAPGLRPPDFHAVAEVFVDGEWFVVDATGLAPRPSLIRIATGADAFETAWATTMRNPVVLQTLQVRASDDALPDGAVDDPRQLVRIL, translated from the coding sequence ATGCGCACCGCCCACGCCACCTTCTCGATGTCCCTCGTGGGCGAGACCGACGTCACGCTCCTCGTGCTCCCGGCTGCCGCGTACGCATCCGATGACCGCATCGAGGTGACGGTCGACGGGGCGCCGGTCGAGTGGCAGATCGTGCCCGCGGCACACGACACCCGCCAGCTCGTCTTCACGGCGCCGGCAGGCTCGCTCGCCGTCGATGTGCTGACCACGATCGAGGGCGCCGCGCGTCCGCTCGACGACGGCGACCCCGAGCGCTACCTCGAGGACTCCCGCTACGTCGAGGCGAGCGCATTGCGCGGCTTCGTCGAGGAGCGCTTCGGCCGGGCCACCGGCCACGAGCAGATCGCGGCGATGCGCAACTGGATCGCGCGCGGCTTCACCTACTCGCCGGCCATGTCGGCGATCGACGACACCGCCGTCATGTCGCTCGAGAAGGGCGGCGGCATGTGCCGCGACTACGCCCACGTGATGGTCGCGCTCGCGCGCGCGGCCGGCATCCCGGCGCGCTACGTCGGCGTCTACGCGCCGGGCCTGCGCCCGCCCGACTTCCACGCCGTCGCCGAGGTGTTCGTCGACGGCGAGTGGTTCGTCGTCGACGCGACCGGGCTCGCGCCGCGTCCCAGCCTCATCCGCATCGCCACGGGGGCGGATGCCTTCGAGACCGCCTGGGCGACGACAATGCGGAACCCCGTGGTGCTGCAGACGCTGCAAGTGCGGGCGAGCGACGATGCGCTGCCCGACGGTGCGGTCGACGACCCGCGCCAGCTGGTGCGCATCCTCTAG
- the argS gene encoding arginine--tRNA ligase: MQPSDLSSAVLAAVRAAVVRRGVAVEVGESDIVLERPRNRDHGDWATNAAMRFAKKVGTNPRELADEVASELAAIDGIAKADVAGPGFINLTLAAGAAGSLARTIVEAGDAYGNGTALDGVRINLEFVSANPTGPIHMGGTRWAAVGDSLGRVLERQGGLVTREYYFNDHGAQIDRFVNSLVAAFRGEPTPEDGYGGAYIAEIAKRVDDGYHGDLLDLDDQQLHETFRERGVQLMFEEIKRDLHDFGVDFDVFFHEHQVQSDGSVQRAIDTLRERGHVFEEEGALWLRTTEFGDDKDRVIVRSNGAPAYFSGDLGYYQNKRERGFEQNIIMLGADHHGYVSRMMAMCAAFGDTPHVNLELLIGQMVNLMREGQPVRMSKRAGTIVTMEDLVEAVGVDAARYALVRSSADTPLDIDLELLTQRTNDNPVYYVQYAHARMSAVARNASAAGVDRGEFDPTLLTHESESALLGALADFPRVMTQAAELREPHRVARFAEELAGLYHRWYDACRVTPQGDEPITTLHRTRLWLNDATGQVLRTALSTVGVLAPERM; the protein is encoded by the coding sequence ATGCAGCCTTCCGACCTCTCCTCCGCAGTGCTCGCCGCCGTCCGTGCCGCGGTCGTGCGCCGAGGGGTGGCAGTGGAGGTCGGCGAGAGCGACATCGTGCTCGAGCGCCCCCGCAACCGCGACCACGGCGACTGGGCGACCAACGCCGCGATGCGCTTCGCGAAGAAGGTCGGCACGAACCCGCGCGAGCTGGCCGACGAGGTCGCATCCGAGCTGGCCGCGATTGACGGCATCGCGAAGGCCGATGTCGCCGGCCCCGGATTCATCAACCTGACGCTCGCCGCAGGCGCCGCAGGCTCCCTCGCCCGCACCATCGTGGAGGCCGGCGACGCGTACGGCAACGGCACGGCGCTCGACGGTGTGCGCATCAACCTCGAGTTCGTCTCTGCGAACCCGACCGGACCCATCCACATGGGCGGCACCCGCTGGGCCGCCGTCGGCGACAGCCTCGGCCGCGTGCTTGAGCGCCAGGGCGGCCTCGTCACTCGCGAGTACTACTTCAACGACCACGGCGCCCAGATCGACCGCTTCGTCAACAGCCTGGTGGCCGCGTTCCGCGGCGAGCCGACGCCCGAGGACGGCTACGGCGGCGCCTACATCGCCGAGATCGCCAAGCGCGTCGACGACGGCTACCACGGCGACCTGCTCGACCTCGACGACCAGCAGCTGCACGAGACGTTCCGCGAGCGCGGCGTGCAGCTGATGTTCGAGGAGATCAAGCGCGACCTGCACGACTTCGGCGTCGACTTCGACGTGTTCTTCCACGAGCACCAGGTGCAGAGCGACGGCTCGGTGCAGCGCGCGATCGACACGCTGCGCGAGCGCGGCCACGTCTTCGAGGAGGAGGGCGCGCTCTGGCTGCGCACCACCGAGTTCGGCGACGACAAGGACCGCGTCATCGTGCGCTCCAACGGCGCCCCCGCCTACTTCTCGGGCGACCTCGGCTACTACCAGAACAAGCGCGAGCGGGGCTTCGAGCAGAACATCATCATGCTCGGCGCCGACCACCACGGCTACGTCAGCCGCATGATGGCCATGTGCGCCGCCTTCGGCGACACCCCGCACGTCAACCTCGAGCTGCTCATCGGCCAGATGGTCAACCTCATGCGCGAGGGCCAGCCCGTGCGGATGTCGAAGCGCGCCGGCACCATCGTCACCATGGAAGACCTGGTGGAGGCCGTCGGCGTCGACGCCGCCCGCTATGCGCTGGTGCGCTCGAGCGCCGACACGCCCCTCGACATCGACCTCGAGCTGCTCACCCAGCGCACGAACGACAACCCCGTCTACTACGTGCAGTACGCGCACGCCCGCATGTCGGCGGTGGCCCGCAACGCTTCGGCCGCCGGCGTCGATCGCGGCGAGTTCGACCCGACGCTGCTCACGCACGAGAGCGAGTCGGCGCTGCTCGGCGCGCTCGCCGACTTCCCGCGCGTGATGACGCAGGCGGCCGAGCTGCGCGAGCCGCACCGCGTCGCCCGCTTCGCCGAGGAGCTCGCCGGCCTCTACCACCGCTGGTACGACGCCTGCCGCGTCACCCCGCAGGGCGACGAGCCGATCACGACGCTGCACCGCACGCGGCTGTGGCTGAACGACGCCACCGGCCAGGTGCTGCGCACGGCGCTGTCGACGGTCGGGGTCTTGGCGCCCGAGCGGATGTAG